In Drosophila innubila isolate TH190305 chromosome 2R unlocalized genomic scaffold, UK_Dinn_1.0 1_C_2R, whole genome shotgun sequence, the following are encoded in one genomic region:
- the LOC117783012 gene encoding uncharacterized protein LOC117783012 yields MAPQCTALLLAMSHGITMMAHKIVLLVVLQFLLLVSSSEAEELIEVLDELNARLGFATNIIYNPELKELEYLQKIQPVSQIIISSLNESNFNGNELMQFINVKVLFVLIVKDPPMELFQKLNLHFDNADFLLVIEQEELNEIWLRFVYDAWQLGYIKLLLWHATILYEKQLFPELQLQPSSVPRYAVTRGSINNMHGHEIRVAIYSNPPRCMLYKNKYGEQIYGGFYMRFIRHFVRSKNATFVPVQTTSYSAGHCKRALASNHVDLCADVLAEESTKSFKVTKPLKLAYANIMVPNAKPLGSYRYLAAPFHTTLWICLIVYILFIVFFMSCIHWQQQRRWIFSKFLLEAISSLLFAGFSLKDLRGRESYILFVVLFIAGFIFSTFYLGYLKSLLTTEVFEPQINSFEQLVEANISLIIDEYDRNLTNRYHMPDILWKIIKVVPDEMLKRHRNDFNQDYAYMLFTDRMDLFDFAQKYLKHPHLRHIPINIIFLFAGFPMRNSWFLKHDMSQAWSNAFASGLVQKLTLDAYYETTTSSVGFLKFLITEYYEAQPLGLDYFVMPAMSLGLGYAFAFITFVIELTGWRTLRTSPDVD; encoded by the exons ATGGCGCCACAGTGCACAGCGCTGTTGCTGGCGATGTCGCATGGAATTACGATG atGGCgcacaaaattgttttattggtAGTTCTACAATTCCTGCTTCTTGTCAGCAGCTCTGAGGCTGAAGAGTTAATTGAAGTGCTGGATGAGCTGAATGCTCGCCTAGGATTTGCCACCAATATCATCTACAATCCAGAGCTGAAGGAACTAGAGTATCTGCAGAAGATACAACCCGTTTCCCAGATCATCATAAGCTCCCTAAACGAGTCCAATTTTAATGGCAACGAATTGATGCAGTTCATCAATGTGAAAGTACTTTTTGTGCTCATCGTTAAGGATCCTCCCATGGAGCTGTTCCAAAAACTCAATCTGCATTTTGATAACGCCGACTTTCTGCTGGTGATCGAGCAAGAagaattgaatgaaatttggTTGCGGTTCGTCTACGATGCCTGGCAGTTGGGGTACATCAAATTGCtgttgtggcatgccacaatcCTCTATGAGAAGCAGCTGTTTCCCGAGTTGCAACTTCAACCGAGCAGCGTGCCACGTTATGCTGTCACACGAGGAAGCATCAACAATATGCATGGACACGAGATACGTGTGGCAATCTACTCCAATCCTCCACGATGCATGTTGTACAAGAATAAATATGGCGAACAGATCTATGGAGGATTTTACATGCGCTTCATTCGACACTTTGTGAGATCGAAGAATGCAACCTTTGTGCCCGTTCAAACGACCAGTTACTCGGCTGGACATTGCAAACGGGCATTGGCATCGAATCACGTGGATCTCTGTGCGGATGTGCTCGCCGAGGAATCGACCAAGTCATTCAAAGTGACGAAGCCCCTTAAATTGGCCTATGCCAATATTATGGTACCCAATGCCAAGCCCTTGGGATCGTACCGTTATCTGGCAGCACCGTTTCATACAACTCTATGGATTTGCCTCATTGTCTACATTTTATTCATCGTTTTCTTCATGAGTTGCATCCACTGGCAGCAGCAACGTCGCTGGATCTTCAGCAAGTTTCTACTGGAGGCGATCAGTTCGTTGCTTTTCGCTGGATTCTCCTTGAAGGATCTGCGTGGCAGGGAGAGTTACATTCTCTTTGTGGTGCTCTTTATAGCTGGCTTTATCTTTTCCACATTCTATTTGGGCTACCTCAAGAGCTTGTTGACCACGGAGGTCTTTGAACCGCAAATCAACAGTTTCGAGCAACTGGTTGAGGCTAACATCAGTCTGATCATTGATGAATACGATCGGAACCTAACCAATAGATATCACATGCCGGATATACTCTGGAAGATCATCAAGGTGGTACCCGATGAGATGTTGAAGCGGCATCGTAATGACTTTAACCAAGATTACGCCTACATGCTCTTCACTGATCGCATGGATCTCTTCGACTTTGCCCAGAAGTATCTGAAGCATCCCCACTTACGACACATCCCCATCAACATCATCTTTCTGTTCGCCGGCTTTCCGATGCGAAATTCGTGGTTCCTCAAGCACGACATGAGCCAGGCCTGGTCCAATGCCTTTGCCAGTGGACTCGTCCAGAAGCTGACTTTGGATGCCTACTATGAGACGACGACATCGAGCGTGGGCTTCCTTAAATTCCTCATCACCGAGTACTATGAGGCGCAACCACTTGGACTCGATTATTTCGTCATGCCGGCCATGTCTCTGGGCCTTGGTTATGCTTTTGCCTTTATCACTTTTGTCATCGAGTTGACGGGTTGGCGCACATTACGTACATCTCCCGACGTTGATTGA